A genomic window from Pseudonocardia broussonetiae includes:
- a CDS encoding FCD domain-containing protein, with translation MARASSGSDTRAGAVLRRLRGDILNGRLAPGSKLGFAELGERYEVSTGVLREVLPRLVEQGLATSEAQLGFRVVDVSVDKLMQLTDARVVLESIVIRDAIATGDIAWESEVVARHHTLERVGRTVTGDEVSDAWHAAHEAFHLAILAGCGNSYLYGAAARLRSISVVYRCWSTAEHRRTHRDVEGEHRAIMQATIGRDADLAVRLGERHIRLTTELLIASRPAAAPV, from the coding sequence ATGGCACGGGCGAGCTCCGGCTCCGACACGAGGGCGGGCGCGGTGCTGCGCCGGTTGCGCGGGGACATCCTCAACGGACGCCTCGCGCCGGGGTCGAAGCTCGGTTTCGCCGAGCTGGGCGAGCGCTACGAGGTCAGCACCGGGGTGCTCCGCGAGGTGCTGCCCCGCCTGGTCGAGCAGGGTCTGGCGACCTCGGAGGCCCAGCTGGGCTTCCGCGTCGTCGACGTGTCGGTCGACAAGCTCATGCAGCTCACCGACGCGCGGGTCGTGCTCGAGAGCATCGTGATCAGGGACGCGATCGCCACGGGCGACATCGCCTGGGAGTCCGAGGTCGTGGCGAGGCACCACACCCTGGAGCGGGTCGGGCGCACGGTCACCGGCGACGAGGTCTCCGACGCCTGGCACGCGGCGCACGAGGCCTTCCACCTCGCGATCCTCGCCGGCTGCGGCAACAGCTACCTCTACGGAGCCGCCGCGCGCCTGCGGTCGATCTCGGTGGTCTACCGGTGCTGGTCCACAGCGGAGCACCGTCGGACGCACCGTGACGTCGAGGGCGAGCACCGCGCGATCATGCAGGCCACGATCGGGCGTGACGCCGATCTGGCGGTCCGCCTCGGCGAGCGCCACATCCGCCTCACCACCGAGCTGCTGATCGCGTCCCGGCCGGCCGCTGCGCCGGTCTGA
- a CDS encoding IclR family transcriptional regulator, producing MSGTESAPRPSGRPPVGEPIVDRAFRLLRTFAAAGESLSLQALAARSGLPKSTVLRIAGQLVHVGALERREDGEFVVGLGLLEIASLAPRGHGLRAAALPVMEDLHHVTRQHILLAVREGDEGVLVERLSAADATPVKYRVGGRIPLGETGIGIALLSGAPDDVRQGCLARAAEPDRLRDLLAMVRREGVCALTASNPVTGGPDVISTVAAPIPGAAGTVIGAISLVAPGPDGTQIAHRVAIRTATLAIARAVRGRDPVRPAQRPAGTRSAARW from the coding sequence ATGAGTGGCACGGAGAGCGCTCCGCGACCGTCGGGGCGCCCGCCCGTCGGCGAGCCGATCGTCGACCGGGCGTTCCGGTTGCTGCGGACCTTCGCCGCCGCCGGTGAGAGCCTCTCGCTGCAGGCGCTCGCCGCGCGCTCCGGCCTGCCGAAGAGCACGGTGCTGCGGATCGCGGGCCAGCTCGTGCACGTCGGGGCGCTCGAGCGTCGCGAGGACGGCGAGTTCGTCGTCGGGCTCGGGCTGCTCGAGATCGCCTCGTTGGCGCCCCGCGGGCACGGGCTCCGTGCCGCGGCGCTGCCGGTGATGGAGGACCTGCACCACGTCACCCGCCAGCACATCCTGCTGGCGGTGCGGGAGGGCGACGAGGGCGTGCTGGTCGAGCGGCTCAGCGCCGCGGACGCGACGCCGGTCAAGTACCGGGTCGGGGGCCGGATCCCCCTCGGCGAGACCGGCATCGGGATCGCGCTGCTTTCCGGCGCGCCCGACGACGTGCGGCAGGGGTGCCTGGCCCGGGCCGCGGAACCGGACCGGCTGCGGGACCTCCTGGCGATGGTCCGCAGGGAAGGTGTCTGCGCCCTCACCGCCTCCAACCCCGTGACGGGTGGCCCGGACGTCATCTCCACGGTCGCCGCCCCGATCCCGGGCGCTGCGGGAACGGTGATCGGCGCGATCTCGCTGGTGGCCCCCGGTCCGGACGGGACGCAGATCGCCCACCGGGTCGCGATCCGCACCGCGACGCTCGCCATCGCCCGCGCGGTGCGCGGGCGCGACCCGGTCAGACCGGCGCAGCGGCCGGCCGGGACGCGATCAGCAGCTCGGTGGTGA
- a CDS encoding FAD-dependent monooxygenase, whose translation MPDSPSPTSNAPVLIAGGGPAGLATAAELAHHGIRSVLVEPRAAVSHSRPRAKTTSARTMEILRRWGVADTLRERAPLTPAWSRTVVFCETLDGEVVTRFDDVFGLRAEPGDLVAEGGQQVAQPVVEEVLREHLLSTGLVDLRLGERVTALRATGDAVTCEIERADGSTYRAGASYVVGCDGAKGVTRDAIGATLVGSSATRSNLNTVFRAPGLRPAMGDAVHYWVIGPEVKATMGRLDLEGTWWAGLGGVDATCTPERAVELISALTGQPGTDIELLATDPWVPRALIADRWAAGRVFLAGESAHVNPPFGGHGFNTCVGDAVNIGWKLAAVLHGWADPGLLDSYEVERRDVAQRTIDSAVRNMASSGAGIARTAERIQETKFEEFHSLGLVLGYTYHGSPAVVGAGDAPPVDVVTYTPSTTPGSRLPHTWIGPGHSLFDDLGRGFTLLCPPGADPADATTFAAGAAVLRVPLTVLPAPTALAHEPYLLVRPDQHIAWRGEQPDASVLTRVLGRPPATAQRS comes from the coding sequence GTGCCCGACTCGCCGAGCCCGACCTCGAACGCCCCGGTCCTGATCGCCGGAGGCGGCCCCGCCGGGCTCGCCACGGCCGCGGAGCTGGCGCACCACGGCATCCGCTCGGTCCTGGTCGAGCCGCGCGCAGCCGTCTCCCACTCGCGGCCGCGCGCCAAGACGACGAGCGCCCGCACCATGGAGATCCTCCGCCGGTGGGGGGTCGCGGACACCCTGCGCGAGCGGGCGCCGCTCACGCCGGCGTGGTCCCGGACGGTGGTGTTCTGCGAGACCCTCGACGGCGAGGTCGTCACCCGCTTCGACGACGTCTTCGGGCTGCGCGCCGAGCCGGGCGACCTCGTCGCCGAAGGGGGACAGCAGGTGGCGCAGCCCGTCGTCGAGGAGGTGCTGCGCGAGCACCTGCTCTCGACCGGGCTCGTCGACCTGCGGCTCGGCGAGCGGGTCACGGCGCTGCGCGCGACCGGCGACGCGGTCACCTGCGAGATCGAGCGCGCGGACGGATCGACCTACCGGGCCGGGGCGTCGTACGTCGTCGGCTGCGACGGCGCGAAGGGCGTCACGCGCGACGCCATCGGCGCCACGCTGGTGGGGTCGTCGGCGACCCGCTCGAACCTGAACACCGTCTTCCGCGCTCCCGGGCTGCGCCCCGCGATGGGCGACGCCGTCCACTACTGGGTGATCGGCCCGGAGGTGAAGGCGACCATGGGCCGGCTCGACCTCGAGGGGACCTGGTGGGCGGGGCTCGGCGGGGTCGACGCCACGTGCACCCCGGAGCGCGCGGTGGAGCTGATCTCCGCCCTGACCGGGCAGCCGGGAACCGACATCGAGCTCCTCGCCACCGACCCCTGGGTCCCGCGGGCGCTGATCGCGGACCGGTGGGCCGCCGGCCGTGTCTTCCTCGCGGGCGAGAGCGCGCACGTGAACCCGCCGTTCGGGGGCCACGGCTTCAACACCTGTGTCGGCGACGCGGTCAACATCGGCTGGAAGCTCGCCGCCGTCCTGCACGGCTGGGCCGATCCCGGACTCCTCGACTCCTACGAGGTCGAGCGGCGGGACGTCGCGCAGCGCACGATCGACTCCGCGGTGCGCAACATGGCGTCGTCCGGCGCCGGGATCGCACGGACCGCCGAGCGCATCCAGGAGACCAAGTTCGAGGAGTTCCACTCGCTGGGCCTGGTGCTCGGCTACACCTACCACGGCTCGCCCGCGGTCGTCGGCGCCGGCGACGCCCCGCCGGTCGACGTGGTGACCTACACCCCGTCGACGACGCCCGGCTCCCGCCTGCCGCACACCTGGATCGGACCGGGCCACTCGCTCTTCGACGACCTCGGCCGCGGGTTCACGCTCCTCTGCCCGCCGGGAGCCGACCCCGCCGACGCCACGACGTTCGCGGCCGGGGCAGCGGTGCTGCGCGTCCCGCTCACCGTGCTGCCCGCCCCCACCGCGCTGGCGCACGAGCCGTACCTCCTGGTCCGCCCCGACCAGCACATCGCCTGGCGCGGCGAGCAGCCGGACGCCTCCGTGCTCACGCGCGTGCTCGGCCGGCCCCCGGCCACCGCGCAGAGGAGCTGA
- a CDS encoding VOC family protein translates to MALHRLTGITIGVPDVAATARYYSEFGLTRIAADAGDPVARFGTQDGGEQLALRRTDVRRLLDLGVGADDPDDLDRVAGNLRRIGVAFERTGGRISAVDPGTGVVVHVSIAGRIESAPAPAQHYNAPGRPVRTNARAEAVLREGPVRPRKLGHVVVGTTDYAATERFFVEGIGFRTSDRVSDVAAFLRCSTDHHNLLVQKAPVSFLHHTSWMVDDVDEIGRGARSMLAADPARHVWGLGRHAVGSNFFWYLRDPAGNFSEYSSDIDCIVDDALWKPEVWEGVRALYEWGPPPPASFLRPDDLAALMAGAHSS, encoded by the coding sequence ATGGCACTGCACCGACTGACCGGCATCACCATCGGCGTCCCCGACGTCGCAGCGACGGCCCGGTACTACTCCGAGTTCGGGCTGACGCGGATCGCGGCGGACGCCGGCGACCCGGTGGCGCGCTTCGGCACGCAGGACGGTGGCGAGCAGCTCGCGCTCCGGCGCACGGACGTGCGACGGCTCCTGGACCTCGGTGTCGGTGCCGACGACCCCGACGACCTGGACCGGGTCGCCGGCAACCTGCGGCGGATCGGGGTGGCCTTCGAACGGACCGGAGGACGGATCTCCGCCGTCGACCCGGGGACCGGTGTCGTGGTCCACGTCTCGATCGCCGGCCGCATCGAGTCCGCGCCCGCTCCGGCGCAGCACTACAACGCGCCGGGGCGACCCGTGCGCACGAACGCGCGTGCGGAGGCCGTCCTGCGCGAGGGGCCCGTCAGGCCGCGCAAGCTGGGCCACGTCGTCGTGGGCACGACCGACTACGCCGCGACCGAGCGGTTCTTCGTCGAGGGCATCGGGTTCCGGACTAGTGATCGCGTGTCCGACGTCGCGGCGTTCCTGCGGTGCTCGACCGACCACCACAACCTCCTCGTGCAGAAGGCACCGGTGTCGTTCCTCCACCACACGTCGTGGATGGTCGACGACGTCGACGAGATCGGCCGCGGAGCCCGTTCCATGCTCGCCGCCGACCCCGCGCGCCACGTCTGGGGCCTCGGACGCCACGCCGTCGGCTCGAACTTCTTCTGGTACCTCAGGGACCCGGCCGGCAACTTCTCCGAGTACAGCTCCGACATCGACTGCATCGTGGACGACGCCCTGTGGAAGCCCGAGGTGTGGGAGGGGGTGCGGGCGCTGTACGAGTGGGGCCCGCCGCCGCCGGCGTCCTTCCTGCGCCCGGACGACCTGGCCGCGCTGATGGCGGGCGCGCACTCGTCATGA
- a CDS encoding fumarylacetoacetate hydrolase family protein encodes MSPDATAVIDLATASGGRFGPDPRDVFDAWDEVVRWHATADVDYPAHGDGVELAELDAPSPAPRQVFAIGLNYRDHVVESGLTLPEAPTVFTKFVGSFAGPVGDLVLAGETVDWEAELVVVIGRAARDVAIEDAWSHVAGLTVGQDFSERTVQLAGPAPQFSLGKSFAGFAPQGPWLVTPDELADRDRIPIACTVNGRTVQSSSTGQLVFSVPALVAHLSSVLELFPGDVIFTGTPAGVGGARKPPWFLAEGDVVETTIGGIGSLRQVCVQAT; translated from the coding sequence GTGTCGCCCGACGCCACCGCGGTGATCGACCTCGCCACGGCGAGCGGCGGACGGTTCGGCCCCGACCCGCGGGACGTCTTCGACGCCTGGGACGAGGTGGTCCGCTGGCACGCGACGGCCGACGTCGACTACCCGGCCCACGGCGACGGGGTCGAGCTCGCCGAGCTCGATGCGCCGTCACCCGCCCCGCGGCAGGTGTTCGCCATCGGGCTCAACTACCGGGACCACGTCGTCGAGTCGGGTCTCACCCTCCCCGAGGCGCCGACGGTCTTCACGAAGTTCGTCGGCAGCTTCGCCGGGCCGGTGGGGGACCTCGTGCTGGCCGGGGAGACCGTCGACTGGGAGGCGGAGCTCGTCGTCGTGATCGGGAGGGCCGCCCGCGACGTCGCGATCGAGGACGCGTGGTCGCACGTCGCCGGGCTGACCGTCGGACAGGACTTCTCCGAGCGGACGGTCCAGCTCGCCGGCCCGGCGCCGCAGTTCTCGCTCGGCAAGTCCTTCGCCGGCTTCGCCCCGCAGGGTCCCTGGCTCGTCACCCCGGACGAGCTCGCGGACCGCGACCGGATCCCGATCGCGTGCACGGTCAACGGCCGGACCGTCCAGTCGAGCTCGACCGGGCAGCTGGTCTTCTCCGTGCCCGCGCTCGTCGCGCACCTGTCGTCGGTGCTGGAGCTGTTCCCCGGCGACGTGATCTTCACGGGCACGCCGGCGGGGGTCGGCGGAGCGCGGAAGCCGCCGTGGTTCCTCGCGGAGGGCGACGTCGTCGAGACCACCATCGGTGGGATCGGCAGCCTGCGCCAGGTGTGCGTGCAGGCCACGTAG
- a CDS encoding AMP-binding enzyme, with protein MFGTSPGHLLACSSQGLRPGERHGFPRLARIMVSGAPAPAGLNAWVREAVSPSVPVISSSGGTDVVAAFVSGAPPLPVVPGEISGPVLGTAAAAVDGSGRPVRDAVGELVVTLPMPSMPVAFWDDPDGSRYRAAYFDTFPGVWRHGDWATHTARGSFVVHGRSDATLNRNGVRIGSADLYQIVEGPGGVAEALVVGVERGDGTYRMPMFLVPHPGQVLDEQAIDVLRHRLRTEGSPRHVPDEFHVVAAIPHTRTGKKLEVPIKRILQGARPEDVMSDGAVDRPELITEYVGLAARWDAAEADDRRRTEDRSKENAR; from the coding sequence GTGTTCGGCACCAGCCCCGGGCACCTGCTGGCCTGCTCGTCGCAGGGCCTGCGGCCGGGCGAGCGCCACGGGTTCCCGCGGCTCGCGCGGATCATGGTCAGCGGAGCGCCCGCACCCGCCGGGCTGAACGCCTGGGTGCGCGAGGCCGTCTCGCCGTCCGTGCCGGTGATCTCGAGCAGCGGCGGCACCGACGTCGTCGCCGCGTTCGTCAGCGGCGCGCCGCCGCTCCCGGTCGTGCCCGGCGAGATCTCCGGCCCGGTGCTGGGCACGGCGGCGGCGGCCGTCGACGGGAGCGGCAGGCCCGTGCGCGACGCCGTGGGCGAGCTGGTCGTCACGCTCCCGATGCCGAGCATGCCGGTCGCCTTCTGGGACGACCCCGACGGCTCCCGGTACCGCGCCGCCTACTTCGACACCTTCCCGGGGGTCTGGCGCCACGGCGACTGGGCCACCCACACCGCCCGCGGCTCGTTCGTCGTGCACGGGCGCTCCGACGCGACCCTCAACCGCAACGGCGTGCGGATCGGCTCGGCCGACCTGTACCAGATCGTCGAGGGGCCGGGCGGGGTGGCCGAGGCGCTGGTCGTCGGCGTCGAGCGCGGCGACGGGACGTACCGGATGCCGATGTTCCTGGTGCCGCACCCCGGTCAGGTCCTCGACGAGCAGGCGATCGACGTCCTGCGGCACAGGCTGCGCACCGAGGGGTCGCCGCGGCACGTGCCCGACGAGTTCCACGTCGTGGCCGCCATCCCGCACACCAGGACCGGGAAGAAGCTGGAGGTGCCGATCAAGCGGATCCTGCAGGGCGCGCGCCCCGAGGACGTGATGAGCGACGGCGCGGTCGACCGCCCCGAGCTGATCACCGAGTACGTCGGGCTCGCCGCGCGGTGGGATGCGGCCGAGGCCGACGACCGACGACGCACGGAAGACCGTTCAAAGGAGAACGCACGATGA